The genomic interval CGCGGCGACTTGGGCATCTCCGGGATCCTCTTTCCGTCGTAATCGTAGTAGATGACGCCGGAGAATTCCGGCGGCTGGCACTTCTCCCCCATCAAGATCGCCTTCTGCCACACCCCATTCTCCTCGCCGgaatccgccgccgccgccgccttctTGCTGTGGATCAACGGTGACATGGCCTTCTGGCTTATCGCCGCCATCAGCTGCTTCGGCGACGGCAGCGGATGCCCGCTTTTCGGGCTCTCCTTCCGACCAATTTGCTTTGCATGCTTCGCACACAAACCTACCAAAACAGACACCGAAACAAACAGCCCCAACGCTACCGCGATCGCCGAGAAGCTCTCACTTTCATGGAATATTGGAATTGGAcgaaccattttttttttcttcttcttgaattcttgaaattttgaagGTGGTGAATGGattgtgtgtatatatataagtgtgtgtgtgtgtgtgtggttgGGTGGAGGTTGGGGGGGTGGGAAGGGACGTAGTCAACTTGGATTACTTGTGGGATTAATAAATGGTGGGCAATTAGTGCTTTGATGGAAATTGAGGTGTGTTTGGGTCATTTCATGATTAGGCAAAGTGTTGATAACAAAATTAAGGGGATATGGAAAAAATGGGCCACTATAGATTTATCATGCTTTTGGAAGTTTGACTTGGGggatattgaaattaaattgagctAGAGTAGTAAAATATTGATGGTTGTTATTGGGAGAATATTTTTGGTGGACAAATGGATGGTTCTTGGACACATGACATAAAGTGATGAGTAGATATATCATATTGCAATTGTATGTATTGTATAAAGTGTTTTTGTATagattattaatgaaaataattagatgGAAGGTATAGATAACAAGATAAGTAACAGACATGAATAATTAGGCGAAAACTAGGTGAGCAAAATGTCAGCTAGTGCAGTTGGGTCAACTGCAACTATGCAAGAAGTGGCATAGACCAAGTCTACCTATATACGTATCATATGGGAAATATACAGCCAAAAAACAGAGTTGACCGAACAAGTATTTTGTCAATGACTATGCGAAATTAGTTCGTAATTTTGTTAATAGTTGCATATTCaggatataatttttagtaaaagtacATAtgaattactaataaaaaaaagaaacaagaaaattgTTAGCCATGGCATAAGATATAGTTAATATAGATATTCATcaataaatgaaagaaaagaaagtcATGAGATAAGAATAtgaattgacaaaaaaaaaaaaaaaacccgcTAGGAGTTTAAAAACCTGAccaaattaatatatgtacTCATTATTTTATCCATCagtgatttaattttgtttagattGATAAAGTGTTTACCGATTGATGTGTCTATCAATGATACTTACGAtgccaaattaattaatcggTGAATTCGACAGTGATTTTGGTGCATAGCAAGTTTTTGCACCGAAATCCATTGGCCATCCGTCGGGGAATCTCGTCAAAAAGTTGTCGGAAAATCCATCGGTAAACATACTTTTTTTTGCAGTGGTTGACATTTGTTGTATGTCATTAGTCTCATTAATCAAATTGCAACTTGGCAGGTTGACTATCAGATATGTATGGTGACTAAGTCATATTAGTTTGCAAGTTGGAAGTTTGGGGGTTTATCACTTTGCACTTTGTAGAATCTGCCtaacactaattaattatatattgatttcagcagttcttttatttttttagatatatGCAATACTATAAGTCGAATTAGAAAATTGTGAAGAACCGAGACCATAGTTTTTTAGTGATATGACTCATATAGTATTAGTAAAGGCCACATATGTAGTTAATCTATTAATTAGGTCTCGTGCTTTTCATTTTAACACCGATCGACTCGacttaatttgtttgttttgtgtgagaagaaatataaaacagaatttggaaaaaatgtaaattaatgaTATAGTCCATTCGCATTTGCTTCTTTAGGTATTTCAGCAGTAATTTGCGTTTATCTATTTGACAAATTCAACGATTAATTGAAGTATACATACAGCAGTTGTTCAGTGTCTATGCAATAATTGCAGTATGAAGGCGTTGACGGCTTGACGcctatgaaattaatttacatgATGTAGATATACCTATATATGTCGACATATATATGTATCGTGCGTCCATGATTTATAGTAACTACTAACTACACATGAATCTGTGATTATGTGCTTCCATTGCCATATCATTTATGTTCTGTCTTCTTTGAGAAAACATTTACAtgattagtttattttatttgaaaataagatAGCTTTTTTTTTGGAGTGGATATAGATTAAATTCCAtgattagtttattttatttaatcaaaatgttaTGGTAATGGGCCAACGAAGAAGTACAACAAGGCCTAAAAAACCTTAGGCCCAAATACGAAACAGAGAAGCCCAATCTAACCTTGTTTTAATTTAGCATCTAAACTTCATAGGCCCAAATACGAAACAGAGAAGCCCAATCTAaccttattttaatttagcatCTAAACTTCATAGGCTCATTATGCCtaacatttctatttattttttatttttttattttttaacatttctatTTACTTGGAATGCAACCAATTACTTTATcataaaaagttttttttttaaagtactAGAATAGTCGAACATAAGGGGTGAGCCCATAATCGATCCTTTATCTTCATTTTAATATGTCATTATTTTCCAGTAAGAAGTTTCACTatctaaaaaatgataaaaataaatagactaaAAAGATGTAAACAAacacttaaaaatatttaatgcatGACAAATAGacaatatagaaaattaatatatcaaaagaattaagttttataaaaaaataatgaaaagataaaaaaaaatattatatgaatagaatatttaataaattgataaaataaaaaaattcggcattatatattttaattgaattagtaATGggttaaaaaattagattaatctcaataaagtaagaaattataaaatgttctCTAGGAGGTCGAACCCACACCCAGAAGTAGAGAGGCTAGTACTCTACCATTGGGCCATTAGTGAATTGGATAAAATTGGATCCTCTTTGTTATTATTGGAAGGTTTGGGGGTACGGTTGTACCCCTAGTTCTATTCTTCCTCCGTTACTATTGCCATATAATCAACATTATCTAAttagaagtaaaaaaaaaaacaacaaataataaggacaaaaaaaaagcacGAGCcacaagaaaaaacaaaaggaataaGAGATAAATAAGGTTGTAACAAGAGAACATCGACGAGACCAGAGATGGTCAGAAAGCATTACAATCAACAAGATAAACAGTATTAGATTACCTAGAAAGTGAATCGGTCTTTTAGCGTGGACTAGCGTTTAGAGGATTTTTATGaactcttttactttttgatttctttaaaaCTTTGAAGTATGATTCAAATGAATAAGAAAGTTGAAACGCCATCCACCCATTCACTTGCTAACTAACTAAAAAAAGTCTCTTTTTCAAACTCGGGATTGGATttgaagttttaaaattgttttgtaTATCTCAAATGGGGGCTTGATAagactaatttcatgcattggtttatgggataaattttgtgatttcgCGATTACAACAGGAGGTTTATAAGCCGGAATTGTGCTCGATCGTCATGGCCGGGAAGAAGGCGAAGGTGCACGGAAAAGGCAAGCGGGAAAAGTGGCTTGAGAAGAAGGAAGAGTTACTAGACTAAGGACCATCCCGATTGGAGGCGAAATGGGAATCGAGCAGTCTGAAGCCCTACACctcctataaataagagctgCGATCAATATGAAGGGGAGATATCTCTTTTTTCCACTTCGGCTCTTAGCTTAgctttttcacttttctctacacacacttgAGGAATCATCTTAGGGAGTTCACGTTTCGGATCTAGTTGTGGTGTATGCGTCTCTCACAGGAGGCGAAGACCACAATCTTCACTTTACGCTCGGTTACATTAGTATTTTCCGAGTCTTTGCGTTGAAGCTCGGTTATGCTTTGTTATTGTTCCGTTGGATATTTTGTATTGTGCTATGGAGACTGCTATTTGTTTTCGTTATGATATTgtccttttatttgtttgctttggtggatattgttggttgatttgagtttggagtttgaattGCTTGGAGATTGTggttgatcggttgaatctaGTTAAATCTGTGAAGATCGGAGGTGGAAATGgtgtttgattgttgtggatggcttggatccgagTGGATGAAGCATCCGACGTGTAGATCTGTTCGCATTTGCATGgttatgatgttttgaattctATTTACTTGCTTGCCTTGTCTAGTCGCATGGATCTGTGTTAGTTTCAAGTGGTTCTTTGAGTCAATCGGTTTAATTTTGTTCACCCTGAATCGATCTTtgtttgctttgtttttcacCGTTGTTTCGTAATAAAagttagagaagatgatgtcgtcgttagttagtcctttagttagttgatTTGCAGCCTTTTTTCCGTCGTACTATGCCGTTTTAGGAAATGGTCCCCATGTTTCGTTTTAGTCTGTCTAGGCTAGCTTAGGAAGACGTTTACCCTAGTAGTCATTTCAAATACTTTCACTCATCATGCATGTCCCTACCTAGATCCGTCGTTAGAATAGAGTATTATATTTACCGGCCTAGAATTAACGCTCAACCCCGAAGATTGCGTGGCGCAGCCAAAAATAGCTTCCAGTCTTTAAGCATGTTTACTTACACATCGCTGTCTGGATTCGATCCCGCTTCCCcgtactaatctttttagctatagcgggttgagggttttgaagggcGAAGAAAGTGATTGTGTATCCAACGACAGATTACCCAAGGATTCttcgagttcctagacccagtgtCTAGTGGATTATCTCGGATCGAGAGATTTAATTTCAAACACACCTCACGACTTTTCGCACTCTTCAACCACAAATAATACTCGTATGAgagagattttttttcaaagccTCCAAATGGACCACCGAGCTAGGGGAGAAAGctcttatttatttctttggGGGAGAAACTTTATTAAAAGTGTCACGGTTTGTGCTATCCTTGTTTTTGGTAAcagttgaaatttttttacaattaagAACAGATCACTTTAAGAATTAGCCGATTATAGAATATTTACGTGGATATAAATTGTAGAGGCAAAACAAGGAGAGGTAAATCAAGGAGGACGAGCTatcaaaaaattcattaaatttaattagttaaat from Salvia hispanica cultivar TCC Black 2014 unplaced genomic scaffold, UniMelb_Shisp_WGS_1.0 HiC_scaffold_391, whole genome shotgun sequence carries:
- the LOC125199140 gene encoding uncharacterized protein LOC125199140, which gives rise to MVRPIPIFHESESFSAIAVALGLFVSVSVLVGLCAKHAKQIGRKESPKSGHPLPSPKQLMAAISQKAMSPLIHSKKAAAAADSGEENGVWQKAILMGEKCQPPEFSGVIYYDYDGKRIPEMPKSPRHGSMTPLKNISFPQQKNEASVY